In Treponema vincentii, a single window of DNA contains:
- a CDS encoding FGGY-family carbohydrate kinase, giving the protein MIMTDQSTIISIDCGTQSLRVIIFAEDGSVLAKKQIMYKPCVSPRPGWAEQDPAVWWGALCTGVAALKNSHPDLMARAKGIGVTAQRDTVILIGKDGNVLRPAITWLDTRKARGRYHPNFIMKAALKAVDYYEKIMHSQSDGQCNWIQENEPEIWKKTWRVLMVSGYLQYRLTGIAADSPSSLVGHIPFDHKKQKWASPGHITAKIFPIDDNKKCSVVQSGKEIGRVSAQGALETGLPVGIPVIACGSDKACETLGMGCLDAKTASLSFGTTATVEICTDRYTEPIRFLPAYSAAYPGRWVPEIEIFRGYWMISWFKDELGYEERAKATATGIIPEQIMDRLLDSSPPGCYGLMLQPYWGASLKDHYAKGSMIGFGDVHGRHAIYRAIVEGLAYSLREGLEQLQRQSGVPVQKVAVSGGASQSDRICTITADILNKPLVRGATTETSALGAAILTAYGTGCYSSIEESTKNMVHIAQEFTPSPDNRELYDELYQIYTQIYPILKHVYKRIREVTGYPS; this is encoded by the coding sequence ATGATTATGACCGATCAATCGACGATTATCTCAATTGACTGCGGTACCCAGAGCCTGCGTGTTATCATCTTTGCGGAAGACGGTTCGGTACTTGCAAAGAAGCAGATTATGTATAAACCGTGCGTCAGTCCGCGGCCGGGATGGGCGGAACAAGATCCCGCAGTGTGGTGGGGTGCGCTGTGCACAGGTGTAGCGGCACTCAAAAACAGTCATCCCGATTTAATGGCTCGCGCAAAGGGAATCGGCGTAACAGCTCAGCGGGACACCGTCATCCTCATCGGTAAAGACGGAAACGTGCTGCGCCCTGCGATTACGTGGCTCGATACCCGAAAGGCACGCGGCCGGTATCATCCGAATTTCATTATGAAGGCTGCGCTGAAAGCCGTTGATTACTACGAAAAAATCATGCATTCCCAAAGCGACGGTCAGTGCAACTGGATACAGGAAAACGAGCCGGAAATTTGGAAAAAAACTTGGCGGGTACTGATGGTATCGGGCTATCTGCAATACCGGCTTACGGGAATTGCTGCCGATTCCCCTTCATCGCTGGTCGGACACATTCCCTTTGATCATAAAAAGCAAAAGTGGGCATCGCCCGGACACATCACGGCAAAGATATTTCCGATAGATGATAATAAAAAATGCAGTGTTGTCCAAAGCGGGAAAGAGATCGGACGGGTTTCCGCTCAAGGCGCTCTGGAAACGGGGCTTCCTGTCGGTATACCGGTCATCGCCTGCGGCAGTGATAAGGCATGCGAAACGCTCGGTATGGGATGTCTCGATGCGAAAACCGCGTCCCTCAGCTTCGGAACAACGGCAACGGTGGAAATATGCACCGACCGCTACACGGAACCGATCCGCTTCCTGCCCGCATACAGCGCCGCCTATCCCGGGCGTTGGGTACCGGAAATCGAAATATTCCGCGGCTACTGGATGATCAGCTGGTTTAAGGACGAGCTCGGCTATGAAGAACGGGCAAAGGCGACGGCAACCGGTATTATTCCGGAGCAAATTATGGATCGTCTCCTCGACTCCTCCCCGCCCGGCTGCTACGGCCTGATGCTGCAACCGTATTGGGGCGCCAGCCTTAAAGATCACTATGCGAAAGGCTCGATGATCGGGTTCGGCGACGTACACGGACGGCACGCAATATACCGCGCAATCGTCGAAGGGCTCGCCTACTCGCTGCGGGAAGGACTGGAACAACTGCAACGGCAAAGCGGTGTTCCCGTACAAAAGGTTGCCGTTTCGGGCGGAGCCTCGCAGAGCGACCGTATCTGCACTATCACGGCGGATATCTTAAACAAGCCGCTCGTCCGCGGTGCGACAACGGAAACTTCTGCACTGGGAGCCGCGATCTTAACGGCGTACGGGACGGGGTGTTATTCAAGTATCGAAGAAAGCACCAAAAACATGGTTCATATCGCGCAGGAATTTACCCCCTCACCGGATAACCGCGAATTATATGATGAACTCTATCAAATATACACACAGATATATCCTATCTTAAAGCACGTGTATAAACGGATACGGGAAGTAACCGGTTATCCGTCATAA
- a CDS encoding FAD-binding oxidoreductase: MAERKVYKNFKPEWEQVPPPPASFRSILKWGDPNEFKEPNERLFTFMKGELGLTDADFQRKGADGHEAVPETLATPPLEPEHVAFFESVCGKENVSTKGYNRLSVAYGKTMYDLYRLRENITENAPRAVLYPSSHEEIVQIVEYCQKQHIPLYVYGGGSSVTRGVEAFKGGISLDMRRNFNKVINFNETDQTITVEAGMSGPQLEKILSEAKTRFGARHAYTCGHFPQSFEYSSVGGWTVTRGRRSKLNLLRQYSQYRDGADLCYPHRCH, translated from the coding sequence ATGGCAGAACGTAAGGTATACAAGAATTTTAAACCGGAATGGGAGCAAGTTCCCCCGCCGCCGGCTTCATTCCGTTCGATTTTAAAATGGGGAGACCCCAACGAATTTAAGGAACCGAATGAAAGGCTTTTTACCTTTATGAAAGGTGAGCTCGGCTTAACCGATGCGGATTTTCAGCGGAAGGGCGCCGACGGACATGAAGCGGTACCCGAAACATTAGCGACGCCGCCGCTCGAACCGGAGCATGTCGCGTTCTTTGAATCCGTGTGCGGTAAAGAGAATGTCAGTACCAAGGGATACAACCGGCTTTCCGTAGCTTACGGCAAAACCATGTACGACCTCTACCGGCTGCGGGAGAACATCACCGAAAATGCCCCGCGGGCAGTGCTCTATCCTTCAAGTCATGAAGAAATCGTGCAGATTGTCGAATACTGCCAAAAGCAGCACATTCCCCTCTATGTATACGGCGGCGGCTCTTCCGTTACCCGCGGCGTAGAAGCGTTTAAGGGCGGCATCAGCCTTGATATGCGGCGGAACTTTAACAAGGTGATTAACTTTAACGAAACCGATCAAACCATCACGGTTGAAGCGGGGATGTCCGGCCCCCAGCTCGAAAAAATCTTAAGCGAAGCGAAAACACGGTTCGGCGCACGGCACGCATACACCTGCGGACACTTTCCGCAGTCGTTTGAATACTCCTCCGTCGGCGGCTGGACGGTAACGCGGGGGCGCCGGTCAAAACTCAACCTATTACGGCAATATTCACAATATCGTGATGGGGCAGACTTATGTTACCCCCACCGGTGTCATTAA